The following proteins are co-located in the Desulfomonile tiedjei genome:
- a CDS encoding site-2 protease family protein, protein MSETTETPGTQGADEGKRVIRGRVHLFEISGIKINVDYSWLIVFVLVLWSLSAGYFPLYYPNYATQLYWFAGLVGTLLFFSSILVHELSHSLTAVRSGIQIPEITLFIFGGIARLSQEPTSAVTELKIAVAGPLSSFALAGIFWAIAGALQAHAQTLIVAVFEYLAWINLALAIFNLVPGYPLDGGRILRAVIWWRTGSVARATKWASDIGKGFAWALMIFGGIQIFTGALIGGLWLLFIGMFLRGVAAAGYQEVMMKQSLEGVRVKEVLVENVVSTAPDLHLDQLIDKFFLRYGHGGFPVVQDGRPVGLVSLSDIKDISPEERGTKTVREVMSPLSDGLEIDPDASLVEALKKMTQQGAGRLLVMDRDRMAGMITKTGLLRFLEIKRILEE, encoded by the coding sequence ATGAGTGAAACGACCGAAACGCCGGGGACTCAGGGAGCCGATGAGGGCAAGCGCGTGATCCGCGGCCGGGTGCACCTGTTCGAAATATCGGGCATAAAAATCAATGTGGATTACTCGTGGCTTATCGTGTTCGTGCTGGTGTTATGGAGCCTTTCCGCCGGTTACTTCCCACTCTACTATCCAAACTACGCCACGCAACTGTACTGGTTCGCCGGACTGGTGGGAACTTTATTATTCTTTTCAAGCATTCTCGTCCATGAGCTTTCTCATTCTCTCACCGCGGTTCGCTCCGGAATACAAATCCCGGAGATCACCCTGTTCATATTCGGGGGGATCGCGCGTCTCTCACAAGAGCCCACCAGTGCGGTGACCGAGCTGAAGATAGCGGTTGCCGGTCCTTTGAGCAGCTTTGCTCTTGCGGGGATTTTCTGGGCTATCGCAGGTGCTTTGCAGGCCCATGCTCAGACTCTTATCGTCGCGGTCTTCGAATACTTGGCCTGGATCAATTTGGCGCTGGCAATATTCAATCTAGTCCCGGGGTACCCTTTGGACGGGGGGCGCATTCTCCGCGCGGTCATTTGGTGGAGGACCGGATCGGTAGCCCGAGCGACCAAATGGGCCTCGGACATTGGCAAAGGGTTCGCCTGGGCTTTGATGATATTTGGGGGCATCCAGATTTTTACGGGCGCGTTGATCGGGGGCCTTTGGTTGCTGTTTATCGGAATGTTTCTTAGAGGGGTCGCTGCAGCGGGGTATCAGGAAGTCATGATGAAGCAGTCCCTCGAAGGCGTCCGTGTGAAGGAAGTCCTGGTCGAGAATGTTGTCAGCACCGCGCCTGACCTCCACCTGGACCAGTTGATTGACAAGTTTTTCCTGAGATACGGTCACGGCGGATTTCCGGTGGTTCAGGACGGACGGCCCGTGGGCTTGGTGTCTCTGAGCGACATAAAGGACATCTCACCGGAAGAGCGAGGAACGAAGACAGTCCGGGAAGTTATGAGCCCTCTGAGCGACGGACTTGAAATCGATCCTGATGCGTCGCTCGTGGAAGCATTGAAAAAGATGACCCAACAAGGGGCAGGGCGGCTTCTGGTAATGGACCGCGATCGAATGGCCGGCATGATCACCAAAACCGGGTTGCTGCGGTTCCTGGAAATAAAGCGAATTCTGGAGGAATAA
- a CDS encoding polysaccharide deacetylase family protein: MTDLIHRTATMDKAVFVVSLDTELGWGSFDKGGLRRNSEYYIQERDIVRRLLALFDTHKINATWAIVGHLFLESCSESGPDNHNHVLQPAYSWYPDGWLSHDPFSNLNQDPLFYAPDIVDNILGSRQAHEIASHTFTHAILGDPECSREVAHSQLSECQRLAKAVGTEMVSMVFPRNSIGHLDVLSELGFCSFRGQEARWYRSLALGQRTRKLCHYLDRMTAVSPRCYKELSCYRVKTQRQWLFDVPASMFYAPFGGLWNLVGLSRRVLQAKKGIGEAIRRKALFHLWFHPFNLATSPLLPEGLDEVLGFLAGQVKAGNIESLTMGETAKYMNRIVGE, from the coding sequence GTGACCGATCTGATCCACCGCACGGCAACAATGGATAAGGCGGTTTTCGTGGTGTCGTTGGACACCGAGCTGGGATGGGGGTCATTCGACAAAGGCGGACTTCGGCGCAACAGCGAATATTACATCCAGGAAAGGGACATCGTAAGAAGGCTCTTGGCATTGTTCGACACCCACAAAATCAATGCCACGTGGGCTATTGTGGGACATTTGTTCCTCGAGAGCTGCTCCGAAAGCGGACCTGACAATCACAATCACGTCTTGCAGCCCGCCTATAGCTGGTATCCAGATGGTTGGCTCAGCCATGATCCCTTCTCGAACCTGAACCAAGATCCTCTTTTTTACGCTCCAGACATCGTTGACAATATACTGGGTTCAAGGCAAGCACACGAGATCGCGTCTCATACCTTTACCCATGCTATTTTGGGTGATCCGGAATGTTCTCGGGAGGTCGCTCATTCGCAGTTAAGCGAATGCCAACGCCTTGCAAAAGCCGTTGGAACAGAGATGGTATCAATGGTTTTCCCCCGGAATTCGATAGGGCACCTGGACGTGCTGTCCGAACTGGGCTTCTGTAGTTTCCGCGGACAAGAGGCGAGATGGTACCGGAGCTTGGCCCTGGGGCAGCGAACCCGGAAACTGTGCCATTACCTCGATAGGATGACAGCTGTCTCGCCTCGATGCTACAAGGAATTATCTTGCTACAGAGTCAAGACACAGCGACAGTGGCTCTTTGATGTTCCGGCGTCGATGTTTTACGCGCCCTTTGGCGGATTATGGAATCTGGTGGGGCTGTCCAGACGAGTCCTGCAAGCAAAGAAGGGAATTGGCGAAGCAATACGAAGAAAGGCCCTGTTCCATCTCTGGTTCCATCCGTTTAACCTGGCCACTTCGCCATTGCTTCCGGAAGGTCTGGACGAGGTTCTCGGTTTTCTCGCGGGCCAGGTGAAAGCAGGGAACATTGAGTCACTTACTATGGGAGAGACAGCGAAATACATGAATCGGATTGTGGGAGAATGA
- a CDS encoding TetR/AcrR family transcriptional regulator, whose protein sequence is MATKGESTKGKIVQTAQRLFRKQGYGKTSIDDICRESGVKRGNLYFYFKSKEEVAQAAIEYAVSIHVPFFETLIADETDPLRKIELMIDGIVAYYVARGCSAG, encoded by the coding sequence TTGGCAACCAAAGGCGAATCCACCAAGGGGAAAATAGTACAAACGGCCCAGCGGCTCTTCCGTAAACAAGGATACGGCAAAACGAGCATTGATGACATTTGCAGGGAATCGGGCGTAAAAAGAGGAAATCTGTATTTCTACTTCAAATCCAAGGAAGAAGTTGCTCAAGCGGCAATCGAATATGCCGTGTCCATACACGTCCCCTTCTTCGAGACCCTGATAGCGGACGAGACAGACCCGCTGAGAAAAATTGAACTTATGATAGACGGAATCGTCGCCTACTATGTTGCCCGCGGCTG